The following proteins are co-located in the Halarcobacter sp. genome:
- a CDS encoding DUF3144 domain-containing protein, translated as MNNNNNGFLIRADQHIALANEQLDENTTQGEVSASLMYAAARFNAWMASTSFESKEAMEAEKEKVIEYFTEQYKLALGENIDNHIENYDFSQNDVK; from the coding sequence ATGAATAATAATAATAATGGATTTTTAATAAGAGCAGACCAACATATAGCTTTAGCAAATGAACAATTAGATGAAAATACAACACAAGGGGAAGTTAGTGCATCTTTAATGTACGCTGCAGCAAGATTTAATGCTTGGATGGCTTCAACTTCATTTGAATCAAAAGAAGCGATGGAAGCTGAAAAAGAAAAAGTCATAGAGTACTTTACAGAACAATATAAATTAGCTTTAGGTGAAAATATTGATAACCATATTGAAAACTATGATTTTTCACAAAATGATGTAAAGTAA